The genomic window CTGATGCTTGACGAGGCCTTGAGCTGGGAGCGTTTAGATTCGCTGGTCGAACGCGACGAGATCATTCTCGATCCGGCGTGCGGTTCGGCAGTCTACCTAGTGGAGGCTTATAAGCGCCTCGTTCTTCACTGGCGGATGCGAAACGGATGGAAAAGGCCCAAGACCGCAGATTTGAAGGCGTTGCTCGCTCGCGTTCATGGCGTCGATCTGGAGCCCGGCGCGATCAAGCTCGCCGCTTTCAGTCTCTGCCTTGCGCTGTGCGAAGCGCTTGAACCCGAACATATCCGCAAAAGCGTCCAATTGTTCCCCGAGCTCGAGGGCAAGACTTTGCATCTCAGTTGCTTCTTCGAGGCAATCGAGCGGGGGGTGATTACGAGAAATGTTGGCGTGATAGTCGGTAATCCGCCATTCAAGTCCAAGCTTTCGACGCCGGCAGCTCTGCGCGCCGCCGCCGCGTTCAAAACAGAACTGGGTAGCAAGCTGCCTGATGACCAGCTTGCTTACCTATTCCTCGTTTATGCGAAGAGCCTCCTCGCGGAGCGCGGGGTCATCAGTATGATCCAACCGGCCGGGTTCCTCTACAACCTGAACCCCGAAGCGATACGCAGGCATCTTTTCGAGAAGTGGAATGTTCGCGAGATTCTCGATTTCGTGTCGGTTCGAGGATTGTTCTCCAAGGGCGACGCGGACACGAAAATCATCGTCGTCGTCGCCTCAGCGGGCGAACCCGACCCCACGCGGAAGGTCCTGCACGCCATATTCCGTCGCAGCGGCAAGGCGGATGCGGAGCAGAGTTTCGACATTGATTATTACGATATGCACTGGCTCTCCAGGACCCCGGATTTGGCCGATCATCGCACGTGGCGCTCTGGGCTTCTCGGGAGCCAGCGCGTCGCCGCCTTCGTCCAGCGGTTGACAAAGATGCGGACGCTGGGCGTGTTCGCAAATGAGAAAGGTTGGATATTCGGCCAAGGCTTCATTCGTGGCAACAAGGCTCATAGGCATTCGCTCGACCACATCTGGGGCAAGAAAATGGTGCCCCAGGCGCAATCGGCCCGTTCGGGATCGACAGAAGCAAAGTGACGGACGCGCCGCAGGTTCCGATCTCGGACGTGAAGTCCGAGCAGGCATTTCAATCGCCGCTCCTCCTCATCCGGAAGCACCAGGATCTCGACCACGGGGTGTGGACCGACGGTTATATGACCTTCGCGGATGAGATCGTTGGCTTCTCGGGGGCTGAAAGGAGCGCGAAGTCGCTGCACCAAGTCGCGGAGTTTCTGTCGGCCAATCGAGATGCGCTATCGGCCTATGTCGCCGCAACCAGCTTCCGGCTGTATAATAAGAAGGCAACTGTGACGAGCACTGGCGACATTCTCGACCTTCCGTTTCCAGAGACGGGAGATCTCGCACTGAGCGCCAGCGAATCCATTCTCGTTCAGGATATCGTGAAGTTTCAGCGCGAACTCATCCGGATGGGCGATAAATCTTTCGCGCTGAAAAGCACCGGGCATAATGTGATGCCCCAATTCAACGAGACGCTCCTCGCTTCGATCAATCGCTTTTACGGCGACAACCCACTGATTGCTCATCCATACCACTCCTGGCCCGGGATCATCTGCCAGCCTTATTCGTTTGGCCCGACCGAAATCGACTGGGCGGAAAGTGATAAACTGCGCAGCCGGCTCGACGTACTCATCAGGGAGCAACGCAGCGAAACAATCTCGGTGACCCGGATTGCCCGAATCTACGACGATAATCTTCTTTTCCTGATCAAACCAGACAGGCTCCGCTTCTGGATGCGGTCAATCGCTTTGCGCGACGCCGACGAGGTGCTCGCTGATCTTCGTGCGCAAGGGTACTAGCTTATGCTGGCGGACCGGGGGGAGGAGGGGCCGGTAAGACAGGGACTGAGAGTAGGACTCCACCTGCCCTCGACCCAATTTCGAAAACTCGTGGCCTTTATCGCGGCCGCACTGCCATTCTGGCGAGACGATGAACTCCGCAGGTCGGAGACAGCCGAGGATGCTCTCTCCGACCAGCTCTGCGACTTCCTCAACGACGCCGCGCGAAATTCACCAGGGTTCGACGCCTTCAAGTTCCAGCGCGAGACCCGCGACGACAGCAAGGGCGGGCGTAATCTAGACATCACTGCAAAGCCGAGCGGATGCTCGATTTGGATTGGCGACCGCCATTATTCACCCTACGATATATTCCTGCCGATCGAGTGCAAGCGCCTCCCCACCCCTGCCGCCACAAAGCGCGATCCACGCGAGTATCTTTTCAGTGGCAGCAGTTCGACCGGGGGCGTCCAGCGTTTCAAGAGCGGCGCGCATGCCGCCAATCATGCATTTGCGGCGATGATCGGATATGTCCAGGATCAGGATATTCCACATTGGCAACAGGAACTCGACAAGTGGGTTGATGAGTTGTCGACATCAGCCGAGCCGTTATGGAGCGCGAACGATCGCCTCGAACTTGAGCATCATGACAAGGGCGGACGCCACGCGATCCTCAATTCCAACCACGCCCGCGCCGACGGTCTCAACGATATCGCTATGAGTCATCTCTGGATCGAAATGTAAGTACGCCCGGGGCACAGGTTCAAGAGGGACGCGGCCGGGATTGACGCAATATGGACATTCCGCCGTCAGCCGGGAGTGCCCGGCTTTAAGTTAGCCCGTGCTTGCCTGGAACGAGCGAAAAGCAGTGTCGGAGCGTATGCGTTGGGAAACGTATAAGACTGCCTCGGGGCCGTCGGTGGAACGGCCCCTTCCTAGATGGTAGCGCCGAAGGTCGACCTTCGTATTCAGCCTGGTGGGCCGACTGCAGGGACGACGGCCTTTACTTTACCGTGATGGCCATACCGCTGATATCGGCGTTGACCTGCAGGCCTACCTGCTTGCCTGAGAGTTCGAGTTCGGCGCCCTTCTCATTGGTCATGACGATCATCTGGGCCCCTTTGCCGACCGCGCCACCACCACCCGCCGCACCGTAGACCCCGCTCACATCTCGAGCCCGGCGAATATGGCGAACGGTACCATGAAAATTGGTCTTGGAAGCCCCGAAGGCGAGGCCGCCCGAGATGCCGCCGATAGAGATGGGATAATGGCGACCATGGAAGGTCAGCGTGCCCTCGCCTCCAGAACCACCCACAAAGAAGGCAGCCTTGTAGACCGAGAAGCTGATCGTACCGCTGTCGGCATACGCAGAGCCGGCAAAGCTCACTCCCGCTGCTGCGATAAGCGCAACCGCGACTGAACGAAATCTGGACGAAATCTTCATGATGCGAATCTCCTCAAAATCGAGGCTTACCCAGCCAGGAGGGCACGTCAGCGTCAAGTCACAGCTGAAACTGTCTTGCCCGTCATTGGTTCCCGGCAGGTGGCCAGAATCCGGCCGGGAGAAGGCCGCCACGTGCCTTTATCAATGGCACGTGAATTTGCGTCGGCCTTGTACTGATTCCCGACTGTGGGTGGAGGGGAATAAGCAGCGGCGTGCCGTGCGGCCCCCTCAACCGGCTGCCGCCACCTTCTCCCCGCTGGGGAGAAGGGGAATGCCGCGATGTTTCGTCCTTATCGCTCCTCAAGAAGCATGAGGATTGGCGAGGCGCAAGGCTTGCTCCCTCTTCTCCCCAGCGGGGAGAAGGTGGCCCGAAGGGTCGGATGAGGGGGCCACACGGCACAGCCTACATTATCAACCCTTAGCGTGTCCCCTCACCCCTCCAACTCCACAATCGCACACCCATACCCCGCAAGCTCCAGCCTCCCCGCGACCGGCTTCCCATCATCCAGCAGATCCCGCCCGGCCGGCACGCCGCCGACGGTCGCAGCCTGATCCGTATAATTCTGCACAAACAGCAGCCGCCGCTCGTCGTTCATCCGCATCGTCACCTCCACGCCCGCCGGCAGCCCGCCCACCAGCGGCTCGATGCCCGCCGGCGCGAACAGCCGTTCCGTCAGCGCTTCCGTCAGCTCCGGCGTAAGATACGCCCCGAGATAGACCACCTGGCCCTTGCCGAGCTTGCGGGAGGTCGCCATCGGCTGGCCTTCGGCGTAGCGGTTGGACCAGGCGGCGATCACTTCGACGTCGGGCTCGACGGTGAGGTTTTCGTAGAAGTGGCCGGCGGTCAGTTCGCGGTTGCCGATCTTGAAGCGGCGCTGGCGGTGGTGGGATTCGGCCGGTTTGCTCGGCGGGATCACCAGTCCGCCGGAGCGTTCCATCACGTCGAAGAGGCCGTTGGCGCCGGGTGCGGCCAAGCGGCCGAAATCCTCGACGCGCACGCCGGTCAGCTTCGAGAGTGCCGTGCCCGGCGCGGTCTCGCGGATGACGTGGTTATCCTCGTTGCGGGTGCCGGTGCGCGCGCCGATGACGACGGTGCCGCCGGAGGCCGCAAAGGCTTCGAGTTTTGCGGTCCATTCGTCCTTCCACATCACCCAGTGGGGCACATAGAAGAGCTTCAGCCTGGAAAGATCGTCCTCGGGGTGGATGAAGCCGCAGGCAATGCCCTTGTCATAGCAGTGCTGGTGCACGAGGATCGCATCGTCCTGCGGGCTCGGCAGGCCGATCGGATAGGTCTTGTGGGCTTCCTGATTGTCGAAATCCGAGCCGGCGATGCCGACATCCATGCGCACATAGGTGCCGAGGATCTTCGGCTGAAGCGCCGTCATCTCGGTCGCAAAGCGCATCGCCTCCTCATAGCGGTGGCGGCCGATATCGTCATGGTCGATGATGCCCATCCAGTAGATCTCGGCGCCGAAATGGGCCGGCCGCCAGCGGAAGAACATCAGCCCGTCGGCGCCGTGCGCGACCGAGGAGAGCGCCATGCGGCGCAGTTCGCCCGGCTCCGGCGTCAGCGTGCAGAAGCCCGGCTGGCTGCCGAAGCCCGATTGCTGCTCGGGCACGATGTAATTGCCGGAGAAGCCGCGGCAGATATCGAGATGCAGCGCCTGCACCTTGGCGTGGTTGCCGAGCCGCTGGAACTCGTCATAGAGCAAGGGATAAATGTCGTAACCGACGAAATCGAGATCCTTGCTGAACTGGCCGCGGAAATCGATATCCCGGAGGCCCCCGAGATTGTGGAAGACGAACCAGGAGGATTTCACCTCCCTGAGAATCTCCACCTGGTCGTGCTGGAAGCGCGCGGTGGAGAAGGCGAGGAAGCGGTGGTAATCCTGCACATGGCCGGGGCTCGGAAAGGTCGGGCCGAACTCGATCGGCAACACCACCTGATCGAAGCTGTCATAGGCCGTCGCCCAGAAATCGCCGCCCCAGGCGCGGTTGAGCTCGGCAATCTCACGATATTTATCGGCAAGGAACAGCTGGAATTCGCTGAGCGTCGCCTTCGAGAAGCTCTCCGGCATGCTGGTGTTCAGCTCGTTGTCGGTCTGCCAGCCGACAACGAAAGGATTGTCGCGATAGTGCTCGGCCATCGCCTTGGTGATGCGCTTGCTGTGCTCGCGGAAGACCGGGCTTGCCGTATCGCAATGCTGGCGCGAGCCGTGGCTCATCGGCCGGCCCTTGCCGTCGACCCTTAAAATTTCAGGGTGGGCAGCAGTCAGCCAGCGCGGCGGGGTGGCCGTCGGCGTGCACATGATCGTATCGATGCCGTGGCGGCCGAGCATTGATATGGCGCGGTCGAAGAGATCGAAATTGTAGGTGCCGAGCTTGGGTTCCAGAATGTGCCAGGCGAACTCGGCCATGCGCACCACGTTGAAGCCGGCTTTCGCCATGCGCTCGGCATCGCGCTCCCAATAGCTTTCATCGACATGCTCGGGATAATGCGGCGCACCGACCAGAAAGCGGTCTGTTTTGACGGGGTTCCATACGGAGAGGGTCTTGTCGGACACGGGGTTCTTCCTGTGATTATCTGTCGAGAATGGTCTTGCGGGCGCTGATCGTGCGGCCGCCGTCTGGGGAAAAGAGATAGAGTTCGCTCGTCTCGAGCTTCAGCGCCACCTTCTGCCCGGCGGCAAAGGGCGCGACGTAGCTCAGCTGCGAGGTGATGTTGCCGGTGCCGCTTTCCGAAGCGATGGTGCGGAGATTGCCGGCATCGACATAGAGGATGGTCTCGCGGCCGAGATGCTCGACGAGGCGCACCTCGCCATGCACGGCCCCTTCCCCGCTGCCCTCGGCAACCATGGAGATCGCCTCCGGCCGCACGCCGAGCGTCAGGCCCGTGCCTTTCGGGAGCGTCGTCGGCTGCGCAAGCTCCACCGTCAGCGGCGCAAGGCCGGGGGCCGAAACCGTGAGGCTGCGGCCGTTGACGGCATCGAGGGTGACGCCGAGGAAATTCATCCGCGGCGCGCCGAGGAAGCCGGCGACGAAGAGATTGTCGGGGTTGCGGTAGAGCTCCAGCGGCGAGCCGACCTGCTCGATGATGCCCTGGTTGAGCACGACGATGCGGCTTGCCATGGTCATCGCCTCCACCTGGTCGTGGGTGACATAGACCATGGTGGCGCCGAGCTCGGCATGCAGGCTGCTGAGTTCCACGCGCATCTGCGTGCGCAGCGCCGCATCGAGGTTCGACAGCGGCTCGTCGAACAGGAAAACCTCGGGCGAGCGGGTGATCGCCCGGCCGATCGCCACGCGCTGGCGCTGGCCGCCGGAAAGCTGCTTCGGCCGCTTGTCGAGCTGGTCTGTGATGCGCAGGATCTTGGCGGCGCGGGCGACCGCCGCATCGATCTCGGCCTTCGGGCGCTTGGCCATCCTGAGGCCGAAGCCCATATTTTCGGCCACCGTCATATGCGGATAGAGCGCGTAGGACTGGAAGACCATGGCGATGCCGCGCTCACCCGGCTCCCGCCGCGTCACATCCCGGCCGTTGATCACGATCTGGCCCGACGAGATCGTCTCCAGCCCGGCAATGGACTTCAGCAGCGTGGACTTGCCGCAGCCTGACGGACCGACCATGACGATGAACTCGCCTTGCGCCACGGAAAGATCGATGCCGCGCAGCGCATGATAGGCGCCGTAATTCTTGTTGATCTCACGGAGTTCGAGACTGGTCATATCCTGGCCCTCTCTTGTTGAAACGGAAGACGCTTGCTCATCCCTTCACCGCGCCCATGGTGAGGCCGGCGATGAAATGCCGCTGCATCAGGAAGAACATCACGACCGGCGGCACCGCGACGATGATCGTGCCTGCCGAAATCAGGTTCCAGGCCGAGACCCACTCGCCGCGCAGATTGGCAAGACCAGCCGTGACGGGCTTGACGCTGTCGCTGACGGTCAGCACCACGGCCCAGAAATAATCGTTCCAGACGAAGGTGAAGATCAGGATGGCAAGGGCGGCCAGCGCCGGGCGCACCAGCGGGATCGCCACATGGATGAGCGTCTGGAAGGGCGACGCGCCTTCGGCGCGCGCCGCCTGGAACAGCTCGTCCGGCAGGGCGGCGATGAAATTGCGCATGAAGAGGGTGGCAAATCCCGTCTGGAAGGCGACGTGGAAGATGATCAGCGCCGCCGTCGTGTCGATCAGGTCGAGGCGCACCATCAGGTCGCGCACCGGGATCATCATGATCTGGTGCGGCAGGAAATTGCCGCCGACGAAGAGCGCGAAGATCAGCATGTTGCCGCGAAAGCGGTAGCGCGACAGCACGTAGCCGGCGAGCGTGGAGAGAACAAGCACGCCGATCACCGAGGGGATGGTGATGATCAGGCTGTTGAGGAAGTAACGCGCCATCGGCGTGTCGGTGAAGACGGCCCTGTAATTGTCGATCAGACCGATTTCGGTCGGCCAGCCCCAGAGATTGCCGCCCATCACATCTTCAGTCGAGCGGAAGGAGGTGAGGACGATCGCAAACAGCGGGCAGAGCCAGAGCAGGAGCACGATGACGACGGCGAGCACATAGAACCTGCGCTGCCAGATCGCGGTTTCGGGAATGGGTCTGGGATACATCAGCCTCCCCTCTCTTCGCTGCGGATGATGTGGGTGAGATACCAGGCGATGAAGACGGCCATGATCACGAAGAGCACCGAGGCGATCGCCGCGCCGTAGCCGAAGCGGTAGGAAAAGATCGACTGCTCGTACATCTGGTAGGCGAGCACCGAGGAGGAGCCGAACGGCCCGCCCGATGTCATGACCGAGATCATGTCGAAGGAGCGCAGCGCGCCAACGACGGTGACCGCAATGGCGATGAAGGTGACCTGCGTCAGCTGCGGCAGCACGATATGGCGCAGCATGTTCCAGCCCCGCGCCCCGTCGACCCGGCCAGCCCCGATCAGCTCTTCGCTTAAGTTATTGAGGCCGGCGAGATAAAGCACCATGCAGAAGGTGATCTGCGGCCAGAGGGCTGCGATGACGATGGCGAAAGTGACGAAATGCTCGTCTGATAGCACGGCCGGCGCCACCGCCCCGAATGCCCGGAAGATCAGCGCCAGCAGCCCGAACTCAGGCGTATAGACCCAGGTGAAGACCACGCCGACGGTAACCGAGGCGAGCACCAGCGGAATGAAGAACAGCGACTTCAGGAAGCGCATGCCCGCGATTTTCTGGTTGACCAGCAGCGCGATCGCAAGCCCGATCGGCGGTGCGGCCATGAACATCACGAGCCAGATCAGATTGTTCTTCAGCGACACGTAGAATTGCGGATCGTTGTAGAGCTCGACGTAATTGCCGAGCCCGACCCACACCATCGGCCCGAAACCGTCCCACTCGTGAAAGCTGATCCAGACGCTCCTGACCGCCGACAGCAGGATGACGGTGAAGAACAGCAGGATCGCCGGCGCGATGAGCAAAACCGGGGTAAGCCACCAGCGCTGGCGGCGCCATAAAGTCTGCATGTCGAGAACCTCGTCGTGACGGGAACAGGCCAATGCCTGCTCCGGCTGCCCAGGCATCAAGCCTCTTCTCCGGGGAGTGGGGACAAGCCCCACTCCCCGGGCAGGAGCAGATCTGATCTGCTCCTTGGGAGAGCCCTCAAATCTTATAGATCCGCTTCCGCGTCCCCTCGAGCCGCGTCAGGATCGCCTGGCGCCGCTCGGGCTTGGCCATGAATTCCTGGAAGCCGACAAGGCCGGCCTGGGCCATGTCGGGATCGCTGTCGCGGTCGTAATATTGCGAGGCGCCCTGCACCGTCTTCATGGTCTCGACAGCGACATTGACGAGCGGATCCTTGCTTGGCGGCAGGTCGTGGCGCGGCGGCACGTTGCCGCCCGGCTCCATGTAAACAGCCAGGTTCTCCGGCTTGTAGAAATAGGCGAGGAAATCGCGCGCGCCCTGCTTGTTCTTGGCCTTGGCGGGAATATGGACCGAATTGACCGAGAATTCCTCGAAATGGCCGATCTTGGGGTCGAGCACCGGGAAGGTCGCATAGGTGAGCTGCGGCATATCCTCTTCGGTAAAGGCCGAGCGCAGGAAGGCCCCGAGGTTCATCATGCCGGCCTTCTTCTGGGCGAGCAGCGCTGCCGCTTCCTGCCAGCCGAAGGACGTGTGGTTCGGCGTGAAGAAGCCATTTGAGATCATCGCCTCCCACTGGTCGAAAACCGGGGTCAGCGCCGGATCGAGATAGCTCATCTCGCCGTTCATCAGCGCCATGTGCCTGTCCAGCCCGTTGATGCGCAGGTTCATCTGGTCGAACCAGCCGGCCGCCGGCCACAATTCCTTGGTGCCCATCGCAACCGGCGTGATGCCGGCCGCCTTGCACTTTTCGCCATAGGCGAGGAACTCGTCGGCGGTCTTCGGCATGGTCAGCCCATATTGCTCGAACACGTCCTTGCGGTAGAACATGCCCCAGAGCGTGCCGCCGGTGGGAAGGCCGTATTGCTTGCCGTTATCGGTGACGGCGCCGGTGGTCGCACCGAACACGTCCTTGTATTTTTCCTTCTCGAAGAGATCGGAAATATCGTCGAACAGGCCGCGCTTGACGAAGGCACGCATGCGGTTTCCCGAAAACCAGAAGCAGATATCGGGCGCGCCGGCGACGAGGTAATTGCGGATCGCCGTCTTGTGCGCCTCGTGATCCATATTGTTGATGACGACGTTGACGCCGGCTTCCTTGCCGAAATTGGCGGCGATCGTCTTCAGCGCATCGAGTGCGGCGGCATTGTTTTCGGACGAAATGATCGTGACGTCCTGCGCCTGCGCGATCGCGGGGATCGGAAAGCTGCCCACCGCCGTGCCCGTGACCGCGGCTGCGGAAACCATGCCCGCCCCCTTCAGGAAGCTTCTGCGGGTGGTTGCCGGAAATTGCTTCGAAAATGCCATCGAATTCCTCCCAGTTGATCGATCAACACCGCCTGGTGAGCCGCCTCCTCCTTGGAACGCGCTCCATCAGGCATTCAACGCGCCGATCCCTTGAATTCCAGCCTATATCGGCTTGCGTTCGGTTGATCGGCGGCCGAACTTATGCATAGATTATCCCGGCCCGCAATAATTAATTTACAAAATTAAGGAATGTATCGTGAAGCTCAAAGGCGACCAGACCACGGCGAGAGCCATGAACCGACGCCTGATCCTCAACCTTCTCCGCCGCGAAGGGCCGAGGAGCCGCGCCGATATCGCGACGGTGATCGGCCTCAGCCCCGCCGCCGTCACCTTCGTTGTTTCAGATCTTCTGGAGGAAGGCATCGTCACCGAGGGCAAGGCCGTTCCCGGCCCCGCCGGGCGCCGGCCGATCCCCGTCGAGATCAATTACGAGCACTCGCTCGCCGTCGGCTTCAAGCTGATGGTGGATTCGGTGGAATGCGTGGCGACCGATCTCGCCACCAATCCCGTCGCCGCCATGCGGGTCACTCTTCAGGACCACGATCCCAATGCCGTCGCAGACCTGCTGGCGGCCACCGTGCCTGAACTGGTGAAGCTCGCCGGCCGGCCGAAAGCCAGGCTCGCCGGCATCGGCATCTCCATGCCCGGCGTCATCAACCACGAGCAGACAGCCTGCGTGCGCAGCCACCGCTTTCAATGGGACAACGTGCCGCTGGCCTCGCTGGTGGCAAGCCGCGTCCATGTGCCGGTCTGGCTGGAGGACGATACCAACGCCTACGCCATCGCCCAGCAGCTCTTCGGCCTCGGCCGCCAGCACCGCAACATGGCGGTGCTCGCCGTCGGCGTCGGCATCAGCTGCGCCCTCGTCATCGACGGCAAGCTCTATCGCGGCGCCAATGGTGCCGCCGGCAAATTCGGCCACACGCTGTTCGAAGAGAACGGCCGCCTCTGCGAATGCGGCAAACGCGGCTGCCTGATGGCCTATCACTCCGAGCTCTCGATGCTGCGCCGCTGGCGCGAAGCGACCGGCAGCAGTCAGGAACTCGGCCTGCCCGAACTCTGCGAAGCACTCGCATCAGGCGATGCCACCGCGACCGCCCTCGTCGCCGATTCCGGCCGCGGCATCGGCACCGCCCTTGCCAATCTCGTCAACATCACCGACCCTGAAGTCATCGTCGCCGGCGGCGAAGCCGTCTCCCTCGGCGACCCTTTCCTCATCCCGCTCCGCGAATCCCTCGCCGCCCGCACCTTCCGCACCGCCCCGCCGCTCCTGCCCGACTGGGAAGACAATTCCTGGGCAAGGGGCGCGGCCGCGCTGGTGACACAAAAGATCTTCGACTTTGAATCGTCAGGGGGCGTGACGGATATTGCGACGCTTGGGGTGAGAGGCTCGACGTCGGCGGCGTGAGGCGCGCGGGAATGGCGGACCGCCTTGTCGCCGCCTTCACGCCACAGGGCGACCTGTCTCGCGGAACCAGGCCTGCGCATCCGCCCCGGCAGGGCTTCGCATCGGCGCGTCCGGCTCCGTTACCGCACGCCAGACGGCCTGGGCCACATCTTCCGGCGTCGTCACCTCGGTCCCTGTGCGCAAGGCCGTGAGATAGTCGTGAACGAATGCACTGTAAGGCTGGGGGATCTCCATTCCCATGCGCGCCACTGCATTCTTCCCGAAGGCGGTCGTCGGAGCCGAACCGGGCAGCACCAGCCGTGTACGCACGCCGAAGAGCGCAGCCTCAAGGGCAAGGCTTTCGGTGAAAGCGTTCAAAGCCGCCTTGCTGGCGCTGTAGACGGACAGTGCAGGCAGCGGCTTGATGGTAACGCTGGAACTGACATTCACGATGACACCCGCCCCCCGGACCCGCATCTGCGGAAGGACCGCTTTGGTCAGCGCGATCGCGCCACAGACATTTGTCTCGAAGAGATCGCGGACCTTCGACATCTCGGCACCTTCCAGCACGTTCAGCATGCCGACACCGGCATTGTTGACCAGAGCATCGATCGGCCCGGCGGTTTCGACGGCCCTTGCGATGCTTTCCGCATCGGTGACATCCAACGCAATCACTTGAAGGCTTTCAGCAGCCGGAAGCAGGTCGGTCCGCGGGGTACGCATGGTCGCGGCCACGTCCCATCCGGCCTGCAGAAAGGTGCGCGCGATGGCGAGCCCAAATCCGGAAGAGCAACCGGTGATGAGGATCTTTGGCATGTGTCTGTCTCCTGACGATGACGGTGCCCAAGAGATGGACTATTTGTGCCGGACTATCTATGTTGGTTTGTCCGAAATAATTTAGCATAAGTCCAATTCATGACCGACCCCATTGCAGAAGTCGTTTCCCTGCTGAAGCCGATCCCGTCGATATCCAAATTGGTGACAGGCGGCGGCCGCTGGCTCGTCGAGCGCACGGAGCTCGGAAGCCCATTCTATTGCGCCGTGGTCGAAGGTCGTTGCCGGATGACCATCGCTGGTCGTGAGCCGATGCTGCTGACAGCAGGTGACTTCGTGCTGGTTCCGGAAGTCTTCTCGTTCACAATGAGCAGTTTGGAACCACCGCATCGCGGAGCGCTTGCGCAGCGTCTTGAGACCAGTCCGGGTGTATTCCGGTTGGGAGATCCTGATGCGCCGGCCGAGTTCAGCGCAATGGTTGGACATTGTGCTTTCGGCTCGGATGACAAGGCTCTTCTCGTCTCGCTGCTGCCGGAGGTCATTCATATCCGCGGTGAAGACCGCCTGACCGTGTTGGTCCGGATGATAAACGAAGAAACCCGACACGACCGGACCGCCCGAGAAATGGTGCTTCGCCGGTTGCTGGAGGTGCTGTTGATTGAGGCGCTACGCTCAACGGGCGGTGCGGCTGCCCCCCCGGGCCTCTTGCGCGGCATGGCCGATCCGCAGCTGGCGCCCGCACTGCGGCGGATTCACGAAGATCCAGGGCGCAGTATAACCGTGGACGCACTGGCCCAGGATTCAGCCATGTCACGTTCAACCTTCTTCGAGCGGTTCCGGAGAGAGGTTGGCGTGGCCCCTATCGAATACGCAATCGGCTGGCGGATGGCACTGGCCAAGGAACTCCTTCGCAGTGACATTGCAAAGGCAGAGATTGCACAACGCGTTGGCTATGGCTCGGCAAGCGCATTCAGCGTGGCATTTAGCCGGCACGTGGGAACATCGCCAGGCGCCTATGCGAGATCAAATGCGGGGGTAACGGAGGGCGTGATCGTGTCCACGGAGGTCGTATAGCTCGACCCGCTCCGGCCTGTTCAGCCAAAGGGGACAGGTATATACTTCTCCCCCGCCAAATTAGCCGGGGGAGAGCGAGATGCGCGGGCTGATAGGGGGCATATTCATCTACGCAAGTGTTCTTGCAACGTCCAATGCCGGTCAACTTCATGAGGCGGCCAAGAGCGGCGACGTGGCCGCGATCGCCGCGGCCCTCGACCAAGGGGCCGACATCGAGGAGCAGGACAAGGGAGCCACGGCTCTCCTGCTCGCAATTCGCAGCAGCCATCCCGAAGCAGCGGAATTGCTGATCGAGCGCGGGGCAAGCGTAACCAAGGAGTCCGGGC from Rhizobium sp. Pop5 includes these protein-coding regions:
- a CDS encoding carbohydrate ABC transporter permease encodes the protein MQTLWRRQRWWLTPVLLIAPAILLFFTVILLSAVRSVWISFHEWDGFGPMVWVGLGNYVELYNDPQFYVSLKNNLIWLVMFMAAPPIGLAIALLVNQKIAGMRFLKSLFFIPLVLASVTVGVVFTWVYTPEFGLLALIFRAFGAVAPAVLSDEHFVTFAIVIAALWPQITFCMVLYLAGLNNLSEELIGAGRVDGARGWNMLRHIVLPQLTQVTFIAIAVTVVGALRSFDMISVMTSGGPFGSSSVLAYQMYEQSIFSYRFGYGAAIASVLFVIMAVFIAWYLTHIIRSEERGG
- a CDS encoding ABC transporter substrate-binding protein, with the protein product MAFSKQFPATTRRSFLKGAGMVSAAAVTGTAVGSFPIPAIAQAQDVTIISSENNAAALDALKTIAANFGKEAGVNVVINNMDHEAHKTAIRNYLVAGAPDICFWFSGNRMRAFVKRGLFDDISDLFEKEKYKDVFGATTGAVTDNGKQYGLPTGGTLWGMFYRKDVFEQYGLTMPKTADEFLAYGEKCKAAGITPVAMGTKELWPAAGWFDQMNLRINGLDRHMALMNGEMSYLDPALTPVFDQWEAMISNGFFTPNHTSFGWQEAAALLAQKKAGMMNLGAFLRSAFTEEDMPQLTYATFPVLDPKIGHFEEFSVNSVHIPAKAKNKQGARDFLAYFYKPENLAVYMEPGGNVPPRHDLPPSKDPLVNVAVETMKTVQGASQYYDRDSDPDMAQAGLVGFQEFMAKPERRQAILTRLEGTRKRIYKI
- a CDS encoding ROK family protein, with protein sequence MKLKGDQTTARAMNRRLILNLLRREGPRSRADIATVIGLSPAAVTFVVSDLLEEGIVTEGKAVPGPAGRRPIPVEINYEHSLAVGFKLMVDSVECVATDLATNPVAAMRVTLQDHDPNAVADLLAATVPELVKLAGRPKARLAGIGISMPGVINHEQTACVRSHRFQWDNVPLASLVASRVHVPVWLEDDTNAYAIAQQLFGLGRQHRNMAVLAVGVGISCALVIDGKLYRGANGAAGKFGHTLFEENGRLCECGKRGCLMAYHSELSMLRRWREATGSSQELGLPELCEALASGDATATALVADSGRGIGTALANLVNITDPEVIVAGGEAVSLGDPFLIPLRESLAARTFRTAPPLLPDWEDNSWARGAAALVTQKIFDFESSGGVTDIATLGVRGSTSAA
- a CDS encoding SDR family oxidoreductase, giving the protein MPKILITGCSSGFGLAIARTFLQAGWDVAATMRTPRTDLLPAAESLQVIALDVTDAESIARAVETAGPIDALVNNAGVGMLNVLEGAEMSKVRDLFETNVCGAIALTKAVLPQMRVRGAGVIVNVSSSVTIKPLPALSVYSASKAALNAFTESLALEAALFGVRTRLVLPGSAPTTAFGKNAVARMGMEIPQPYSAFVHDYLTALRTGTEVTTPEDVAQAVWRAVTEPDAPMRSPAGADAQAWFRETGRPVA
- a CDS encoding AraC family transcriptional regulator, whose product is MTDPIAEVVSLLKPIPSISKLVTGGGRWLVERTELGSPFYCAVVEGRCRMTIAGREPMLLTAGDFVLVPEVFSFTMSSLEPPHRGALAQRLETSPGVFRLGDPDAPAEFSAMVGHCAFGSDDKALLVSLLPEVIHIRGEDRLTVLVRMINEETRHDRTAREMVLRRLLEVLLIEALRSTGGAAAPPGLLRGMADPQLAPALRRIHEDPGRSITVDALAQDSAMSRSTFFERFRREVGVAPIEYAIGWRMALAKELLRSDIAKAEIAQRVGYGSASAFSVAFSRHVGTSPGAYARSNAGVTEGVIVSTEVV